CGCGCCCATTCTCGGTTATTCTGAACAGCGATAACGATATGCCCGTTAGCGCCGCAGGTGCCTACGGGATAAGCGCCATAGGGCGCGATCATGGCGTGGCTAAGGCCACTCCGCGCCGGAGCGCCTGTGCCGTGCAGGTGATGCAGGAGTGGTACATTCATCCAATCCGCCATGCCGTCGAATAGCGAAATCGAGATGCCGTCGCCGACGCCGCTCGTGCTGCGCGCATAGAGCGCTTCAAGAATGGCGCCGTAGGCGTTGAGTCCAGCGCCAATATCGCAGGCCGATACGCCGACGCGCGCCGGCGAATCGGGTGTGCCGGTGACCGCGGCGATGCCGGCCTCACATTGCACCAGGAAATCATACGCCTTCATGTCGCGGTAGGGGCCGCTCTCGCCATAACCGCTAATGTCGCAGGTAATCAAGCTGGGATGTTTGGCGCGCAACTCCGCGGAAGCGAAGCCCGCGCGCACCGCAGCGCCAGGCGCCAGATTTTGCACGAAGATATCGGCGCGGGCGATCAATGCGTGTAAAAAAGCGGCGTCGTCCGGTTGCTTGAAATCCAGCACCACCGATTGCTTGCCGCGATTTAGCCACACGAACCAAGAGCATTCGCCGTGCACATGATGGTCATAGGCACGGGCAAAATCGCCTTCTGGGCGCTCGATCTTGATCACGCGGGCGCCGGCATCGGCGAGGCGCGACGTGGCAAAAGGCGCCGCCACGGCCTGTTCAACCGAGACGACAAGCACGTCCTTTAGGCGGTCAGCCACTGCAAATACTCAATACGAACGCGGCATCCCGAGCACATGCTGCCCGAGAAAGGCGAGAATCAAATTGGTTGAGATCGGCGCGGTGCGATACAGCCGCGTTTCGCGGAACTTGCGCTCAATGTCATATTCCTCGGCATAGGCAAAGCCGCCGAAGGTTTGCATACAAACATCCGCTGCTTCCCACGAAGCTTCCGAGGCCAGCAGCTTGGCCATGTTGGCTTCAGCCCCGCAGGCCATGCCGGCATCGAACAAGGCGGCGGCTTTGCGCGTCATCAAATCTGCGGCTTGGGAGTTGGCGTACGC
The Pseudomonadota bacterium genome window above contains:
- a CDS encoding CaiB/BaiF CoA-transferase family protein, with protein sequence MADRLKDVLVVSVEQAVAAPFATSRLADAGARVIKIERPEGDFARAYDHHVHGECSWFVWLNRGKQSVVLDFKQPDDAAFLHALIARADIFVQNLAPGAAVRAGFASAELRAKHPSLITCDISGYGESGPYRDMKAYDFLVQCEAGIAAVTGTPDSPARVGVSACDIGAGLNAYGAILEALYARSTSGVGDGISISLFDGMADWMNVPLLHHLHGTGAPARSGLSHAMIAPYGAYPVGTCGANGHIVIAVQNNREWARFCADVLGDSTLTEDARFRENALRVANRAEMDDLIASVFASHDLDSLSELLRQAGIAFGRLNQVIDLAAHPQLRHVSVATASGAVELVAPPAQFTSDSTGLGPVPGLGEHTEAVRAEFADGT